The genomic DNA ATGCTTTAGCAGGTACAATGAATATACGGAAGGGAAAGACAGGAAAAAGGGACTTGGGTATTCAACGGGACAAGAGGTgtgagagagaaagagaggaaagaagacaGTCAGAAACAGGAAtagagtgatgatgatgatgcggtTCCTTAGCGGCGGTGGAAAAGCctagtaaaaaaaaaaaaaaaaacacgcGCAGAACCACACTAGACGGGGACCAGATACAGGATCGAGTCGAGTTACTGTAAATGGAAGAGAtgaaagggaagaaagaaagtgAAAAGTGGAAGTGAGCGAAGGCGAAATGAAAGAGACCCAAAGAAGGCATTCATCAAGATATCCTATTCCAGGATGTTCCGACCCGTCGTGTGCCCCTAAGTTAGTCCCGATGGGTTAATATGACAACCTCCGGATTGTACGTGTACCAGTACGAAGCAGCAGTTATTCTACCGAGTAATACAAGAACTCTCCTTCTACATGTTCCTATTCCCTGCACACAACAGAGCACTCTCCGTGGAAATGTACTCTGGAGGAAGAGTGATATTTTGAATACCAACGTCGTGATCTACACTGCGGAAAAGACACATCCTCCAAACGAGCGCGAGGGAATCCGGACGGTGGACCGAGCGACCCGAGGGATATTCACCACTGGATAGTCATTTTCTACCACACTACTCTGGAGTAGTATTCCGTGGCTTACCCATGGCCCGTATCGTATCTTATTATGCAGCTCTGTTAGCATCCGCACTTGTACAATGAACAATTACGAGCCACCGACTCGATCCACCAGTAGAAAATTCCTGATTTGTCCGGCTGCACTGCACCTGTATGTACGACTGCCGGAACCACTCAGGAGTACTCCGTGTGTACTTTGGCATACTTTTAGGAGATTCTCACTCTTAACTCTCCCTAAATCTTCTTCTATTTAAATTCCCAAACTATCCCAACAATGGCATTACCAATCGTGCTACGAGAATCTCTCCGTCTTTCTATACCCAATCGGGCATGGATCTGGATCCTATCGCCATTGACTCGGCCAATCATAGTCTGCGGTCCGTTTAGAGTAAGTCATGATGCCTAGTCAGCCCCTGTATTTATTGCGTATTGTATGGGTATGGGGTACATTTCAATAGCTACGCTGGCTGCTTGTATCAATAACTCTTCAAAACAACAAAAgggcaaaagaaaaaggaagaagaaaaagaaattctCAAAAGTATCTCTACAAGACCATTCCAATAACGATGTGAGGGGCCAAGGGATGTGATCCACCTCCCGATGGAGAAGCGTGCGGGTGTTGTGCAGATATCTGGCAGTGCCATTCTCCGACTATCTAGATAACTCTCTAAGTACAACTATTCGTCTCTTCGCTTATATATAAGTATATTCTACGAGTGCTCACTGCTCTGTTACCAATAAGTGTCATGTCCGACCGGCTGGATCGTTTCCATTCCGATGGAGCGCGCCTGCCGATCAACGCTTCTGATTGGCCCGCTTTTCGACGATCCAGGAACCTTCGCTGGAAGATATCAGATTATGTAAGTATTGCCTGAGGCCGTCAGTGTACACCGCGTTCGCGTCCATGGAGGGGTCTGAATCGTTATTACTTGGACTGAAGAAATAGTGGTTAAAATCTATTCTTGAGAGGAAGTGGTACTTCCTAGGGTAGAGTGCAAATAGCAATGATTCCCTGTCGATAGTACTGGAGGCACCCAGTAACACCCCTCCGTCATGTCGGCACaacagccatttcaatctcATGGCTTCAATACCTCCATCGATCTCGTGCGCAGACAGGCTTACAGTGTGCCTTCGTTGGCAGGTCACAAGCGCCCTCCAGAGTCCCCGTCAGGTGATCCGCCGTCCAAGACATCCACCTCGGGCGTCCATCATGGCCTGAATACCTTCAATCAGCCAAATCCCGGCTATCATCAGGCTTCCTCAGTTTCTCCTCCCGTAGGTTTTGCTCGTCCCTCAGTTGATCAATTACGGGGTCGTCTGATCGCCAGTGAGATCCATCCTATGACTGCTGCAGCGGGGGACGACCACCGCAGCATAGAGGAACAGGCGCCCCCATCATCAAGCCAGAATCCGCTATTGTCACTCAAAGATTCCCGATATGGTCTGCCATCATCATTGGTCGCGAATTTCGCGGCCCTGGGTGTCAGCAGTATCTACGGATGGCAAGCTTCCTGTCTACTAGCCAACGGGCTGCTGACGGGTGAGCGCCACCTGGTCTACACGGCTCCCACTGGCGGTGGAAAATCATTGGTCGCCGACGTTTTGATGCTGAAACGCATCATTGATAATCCGTCCAAAAAAGCTATCTTGGTATTGCCTTATGTTGCTCTAGTCCAGGAGAAGCTCAAGTGGCTGCGGCGCATTGTGCAGGACGTGGACAAACGTGTTCCTGATTATCATGATACAGATACGAAGCCGGCCTATAAGCACTGGCAGAAGCAACATAAGTCTATCCGTATTACTGGTTATTTTGGTGGGAATAGGATCACCGCCTCTTGGGCAGATACGGATATTGCTGTTTGCACGATTGAAAAGGTTGGCTAAATGCTCGCTATTTTATTCAGTTCTAACAATTCTAGGCCAATTCTTTGATCAATACCGCCATCGAAGAATGCAGCATTGGCGATTTAGGtgtcgttgttctggacGAGCTTCATATGCTGGACGATGAACACCGTGGTTATCTTTTGGAACTCATGGTTACCAAATTACTATTGCTCCAACAGGATATACAGATAATCGGAATGAGTGCCACTCTTTCGGTATGACTATAAACTTCTCATTGAAATCTACACATGGCTGATGGGCTAGAACACCGAATTGCTGGCAGAATGGATGAATGCCAAATTCTTCATCTCGACTTATCGACCAGTTCCAATTGACGAGTATCTAATCTACGAAAATGCGATCTACCCAGCGGCAACATCGAGACAGCTCTTCCAGACTATCTCCAAACTAAGATCCGCGTCAGCGGAAGCTCTGACAAAGACTATGCCCCCACACCGAATGATCGAGCGTTCCACGTTCCGGGAACTCTCGAATCCCATGACAAACTCAATGGTCGCTTTAGCTGTTCACACAGCCATTGCTGGATACGGCGCGTTGGTGTTCTGCGGCAGTCGCCAAGCTTGTCAGCTCCATGCGGCTATTATAGGCGAGGCTATGCCAGGAACTACTGACGTGGATCCAGCCGAGTTGAGCAAACGGTTAGACTTGTTAGCTGAATTACGCAGTCTGCCAAGTGGTCTCGATCCGGCTCTTGAAACTACACTCATCAAGGGAGTTGGCTTTCATCGTACGTGCATCTGGCCAGGATATTTGTGATCATCAGCTGATAAGTTTAGATGCGGGCATGACGACTGAAGAACGAGAATCCATCGCTCAAGCTTACGATCAAGGTGCCTTGAAAGTACTCGTCGCCACGTGCAGTCTCGCGGCTGGCGTCAACCTCCCAGCAAGAAGAGTCATCATAAACGGTGCACGAATGGGTCGCGAGTTGGTCGGCCCTGCAATGTTGTATGTATTCAATCGCCCGAATGAATGTCATTTGGCTAACTGAATAGACGACAAATGTGTGGACGCGCTGGACGCAAAGGAAAGGACGAAGCTGGAGAGACGTACCTTATATGTGGAAAAGCGGATTTAGAAGCCGTATGTGATCTGTTGGAAGCTGATATGCCCGCCATCGCCAGCTGTCTAGCTCCGGAGAAGCGGGGACTCAAGAGGTAATCCTCCTTTAACATGTTCTTCTGGCTTTTGCTTACATGCTCAGGGCACTTTTGGAAGCAGTAGCAACCAGGCTGGCTTCTGGTTGCGAAGCAATTAAGGAATATGTGAAATGCACTCTCCTTTGCCGGACATTGGACAAGAAAATTGCATATAGCATCATGGATTCCGCACTACGAGAACTAGTCGATGAAAAACTTCTGCGCCTCACAGATGACGAATCATACGAGGCAACACAACTTGGACAAGCGGTTGTCGCATCCGCATTCGCACCCGAAGACGGTCTGTTCGTATATGAAGAACTAAAGAAAGCATTACAGGCCTTCGTTATGGACGGCGATATGCACATTTTCTACATGTTTACCCCTCTGCAAGTAGCGGCAAGCACCCAAATCGATTGGCAGATATTCCGGGATCAGTTGGATTTTCTTGACGAGAGTGGCCTTCGTGCGCTGCAGTTCGTTGGTGTTTCGCCAGGTTTTGTCAACACCATGTACGTATCCTTCCCTCGTGTTTCTCTCATTGCGAGAACAAGTTTCTAACACGCCTGCAGGGTCCAATCCGGTGCCACCCTAAAAGAAACCACTCCTGAGCAGATCAACGTCGCCCGCATCTACCGCCGCGCCTACACAGCCTTCCAACTCCGCGACCTCTCGAACGAAGTCCCTCTCTCCACAATTGCTACCCGCTACCGCATCCCCCGCGGTACCGTCCAAACCCTAGCCCAGCAGTGCCATGGCTTCGCCGCAGGTATCGTCAAGTTCTGTCAACGCATGGACTGGGGCATGCTAGCGGCTGTCCTGGACCATATGCGTGATCGACTGGAAGCAGGGGCATGTGCAGATCTCTTGGAGATGGCACAGGTTACTTATGTTAAGGGGTGGACGGCGAGGCTGTTGCGGGAGAACGGGTTTAAGGGGCTGAGGGCGTTAGCGGAGGCAGATCCGAAGGATCTTGTTCCGGTCTTGACGATGGTATGTTCGGTGTCCGGTCAATACGAGATACAGTGCTGATGAGATTAGGTGAACCCACGGAAATCGCAGAAAAGCCAGTTACATCCAACAGAGGCAGAGCGGTACTCTGCGAAGTTACTTGCCAAAGCGGAGATTATTGTTGCGTCGGCAAATAAGATTTGGGGTAAGTATTCCGTCCTTCTTGTGGATTGCGACAGCTGACTGGTTTAGAACGTGAGATGCAAATTGATTTGGAGGAGTAGCCTCGCCTCGTGTTTTACGATTGTTTTGAGCCGCTTGGCCTGTGATTGGTCAGGTGTATATATGACTGCATATAATAGACACACTTTAcagcctcagcctcgtcTTCTGAGCCTAATAGAATTTTACAGCTGGTCTGATCACCGCTTCCCCAGGCTTACAGACCATAATCCCGAGGTGCTAGCTACATGTCATTCCTGGGGAACTATGGTTCAAACAGTTAGTAGCCCAGGCTTATGAGAGCGCATGCCACTTGTTATGAACGATACGATTATAACCTGAAAAAACATCATAACCCATTCAACACCCTTTGCGCCTCAATAACTTCCCCCTGATCCACAAAATCCACCAACACCACATTTGGCCCCCTTCCATGCAAACCCTCACACAACTCCGCCTGGGCCCCAATACTCCCATTTCCGCGCACAGCATTCGTCCTCGGTGCACGGATCCGATCCGGTACCTTGATGCCCAGGATTCCTACATTGAGGAAGTGATTGACGATGTACATGCGGTTGTCTGCGGTGGCGCCGGGGGGTCGGTCGATGGAGCAGTTCGGGAAGGAGGGATTTGTTTCGCCGAAGGGGGTTTCGAAGAAGTAGGCGAATTCGTCAAGGATGTAGGGGATGCTGGAGGGGTTTGCGCCGTAGTCTGTTGCGTTAGCATTCATCTATTAGAGGGTATGGGAGAAGTACCTAGGAAAACAACCAATCTCTTCCCCATATCAACCATCTCCTGCACAGACGGCCATTCATCCATCGGCAACACTCCATTCCCACCCCCACCACCACTAGGAACAAAAACCAACCCATCCAACCCCGCCTCCTTAAAAACACTCCCAAACATCTCAACCCCAACTcggtccccattcgtcaacAACAATGTCACAATCTCTCCCGGATTCTTCTCTAGCCACGCTCCCACAATCCTCAAGAAATCCACCAACGAACCCCCATCCTCCAACACACAGCTCGTGTGGCACAGCTGCAATCTGTTTTCGTCGTCAGGGGCACGGTGCGTCTGCCCCTGCAGGAAGCGGATGCCTAGGTCGAGTTGGGCGGTTACGTTGAGGTTTTGGTTCTGGGTTAGGTGCGGGCCGATGAAGGGGGAGTCATGGGCGCCGAGGAGGGTTAGGTTGCTGTAGGGAAGGGTCAGGAGAGGCGGGTCGAGAGCATTTATTAGGAtaaggaggaggaagaggattgggTAGATGAAGCACTTCATTATGGTCTAGTTTGAGGTATATAGATCTGATTTGTAGTGTTACTCTGTGGTTTGGGATAGGGTGGTATATATATACTCCGTATATTGAAGGGAATTGGATAGTCACACTGTGCAATCACCTGGGCGTTCACTATCATCAAAGAACGATGCCGCATGCGACTGTCACACATATTGAAGTTTTGCCTTTGTCTGGTTGTACTGATCCGGATGCCCTGAGACTGATATACTAAGGTGTGCTTGGCACGTGTTCAGGTGTTGATACGGTCTTATCAGATGATCTGCCAGTCTGATACATTTTGACACATGCCATATATAAGCTTTTAAATGGGTATGGGTTTAGCACATATGTTCAAGGGTGTCTAAGTCATGAACTTATTATTTGAATCCTACTCAGGGTTGCGTCTATATGTGCTTGCCTCAGGTGTCGATCATGTGACATTGACATATCGGCAACCATGCGATGCAGCATTCTGTGACCTCCATGGAGATCAATATAGAACTGATTAGATAGCATAAGTGACTTAACTGCAGTAGAatcgagaaaaagaagatcgGACGTCAACATACTTGTACAGCACAGTTGTCTATTGCTCCAATTGCGACTAACTGCCGCACAGCCGCATGCCGCTTTCCTGACAGCTCTGGCCTTTACCTGAACAATCCACACCCTCTGGCCAAGTCCAGTCTATCAGCCCACGGCCTATGCCATTCTACTCACTCGGACATTAATAGTATCCCCCGTCGGTACGGCTCCATCTAATCTTCCgactccatctccatctccacatCACCGCCCGCCGCCCTGTCCACCTCGTCGCTCATCCTCGCCGTTCCCTTCAAGCGCCTTCAGTCGCTGTCTTTTGATAGTTATTTCTCGGATTAGAGGTTGAGTTAAGGCGATGGTCATTCGAACTTGTCGCCGATGAGCTCCATGGTCGAGGACAGCCATGACTGGGCACGAGAGGATGAGCTCGACCTGGGCCAAGATGAGGAGCAGGACCAATCACAGCACGATGCTACTCCCGGACAGAATGGAAATGTGAATGGTCTATCGCCAGTCAATCGCGATAATGGCTCAATCGCACATGTCGAGGAGGATCTGTCACCGGGACCGGAGGTGAACGGTCATGGGCAGACGGCTGGGGTAGAGGATGAAGCTCTGCCGGTGGACCTGTCATCGTCACCCCGGCCGGAGCTGCTGCGTGGGAGTATCGATGAGACTGCTTCTACGCCGGATGATACGCCGTCTCTACAGGTACTTTCATCTCATTTTTCTGCTTTGCGTGTTTCGCGCTGATCATCGCAGGGCTCCCTCCGCTCCTCGCCCAGTGGCAATCTGCTCGCGCTCCGGGCCAGTCCTAGCCCCTCCCATCGTCCCTTCGATCTACGCTTCCAGTCGCGACTCTCCTCCCCTTCATCACCGTTTGGTTCGCGAACATCGTCGCCGTATTTGGGATATATTCATTCGCGACATTCCTCGTTGGTCAGCCAGCTTTCTCCGGGCACGGTAGATTCCGGCGACGAAAACCCGCAGGGCCCCTGGGATGTGGTACGATGGACTCGATTGCGGAAAATATCCGGACAGGCGTTTTCGGAGGTCGGGAAGCGGAACTTTGGCCATCCTACTTGCATGGCGGTCACCACGTCCATCGTGATCGGGACGTCAAAGGGTGTGATTTTGGTGTTTGATTACCAGCAGAGCTTGAAGACTATTATCGGCCCTAACACGAGGGCTCTCGAATGCGGCGCGATCACGGCGTTGGCTCTTTCGGCAGATCATTCGACCGTCGCGGCTGGCCATGCGTCTGGTGACATATTCACCTGGGAGATCTCACGATCCGCGCGCCCGTTCCTCCAGATCCCTCCCATCCCTTCAGAACAAATTGATGCGCGAACCTCGGATGGACACATATCCGGATTGTCGGTTGTGCACATTGGTTTCCTGGGTACCAGGCGCACGGCGCTGGTGTCGGCTGATAAGCGGGGGATGGCCTTTTCGCACCTGGCTACGCGGGGTATGGGTGCCGTCGGACGAACCGTGAAGACCACTCGCATTCTGGGCCGATATCCTCTGACAATCGGAGAAGCTGGCCGTCTGCGAAAACCAAGCGCCGTCCTCGCCTTCTCTCCCCTGCCACTGGGCAACGTTGAGCAACCCACCGACTCGCTGGGCTTGGTCGCCATGCTTACTCCATATCTTCTGGTAATCGTGTCGACAACGCCCGTGGCGCAAACGCAGCATAAATCGCCACGACCGAAGGAGGTTACGGCTCATGGTGCGATGACGGGAGCACTGGCCTGGTTCCCGGCAATCCGACTGAAAGGGAAAGACGCGCAGATCTCGAACACGAAACTCGTCTATTGTTGGTCGAACGTGTTGACTGTGCTTGAGGTTTCGGAAATGGAAACTGATGAACCACCATCTAGAGATCAGCCACCCCAGCTCGCATTCAGAGCACGCAGTCGATGGGTCGCCGACGAGGCCATTGTTGCGGTTCAATGGCTAAGTCGCTCGGTCCTTGCTGTGCTGACGATTACGCAGCAGTTGCTTATACTGGAAGATGGGTCTATGCGCGTAACCGACTCGATCGATCTTCTCAATAGACACATCTACCATGTAGATCTATTCTCCGGGCAGCTTCATTCCTTGGTCGAGCAGTTCCACGAAGAGGATGCTTCCATGCACGGTGTGGTGGCTGATGCGTTCTACATGAGCTTCCGCTCGTACAAAGGCCGGTTATTCCTGCTGGGCTATAATGAGACATTGATGGGTGCGCTGTCGAATTGGGCGGACAGATTACTGGCTCTCATGGAAGCTGGTGACTTTATCGGAGCTATCAAGCTGGCAACGTCGTACTTTAAAGGCAGTGCGGAAAAGCTCACCGTTGGTCTTCCCGAAGAAGACGCGTTGAGACAGCCGATTGTTCGGGAGAGACTGTTGGAGATGATTTCCGCATCGCTCAAGTACGCCTTTGGCCGCAATGCGGAAGCGAATAATGAGCGACTTGAGGGTAAACAACTCGCAGAACTCGCAGAGGCCTCTGTTGCGGCTTGTGTCTGTATGGAAGAATTAGAGTTTCTCTGGGATGAGGTTTTCACCTGGTAT from Aspergillus chevalieri M1 DNA, chromosome 1, nearly complete sequence includes the following:
- a CDS encoding DEAD/DEAH box helicase (COG:L;~EggNog:ENOG410PH1T;~InterPro:IPR027417,IPR036390,IPR001650,IPR014001, IPR011545;~PFAM:PF04851,PF00270,PF00271;~go_function: GO:0003676 - nucleic acid binding [Evidence IEA];~go_function: GO:0005524 - ATP binding [Evidence IEA]), which produces MSAQQPFQSHGFNTSIDLVRRQAYSVPSLAGHKRPPESPSGDPPSKTSTSGVHHGLNTFNQPNPGYHQASSVSPPVGFARPSVDQLRGRLIASEIHPMTAAAGDDHRSIEEQAPPSSSQNPLLSLKDSRYGLPSSLVANFAALGVSSIYGWQASCLLANGLLTGERHLVYTAPTGGGKSLVADVLMLKRIIDNPSKKAILVLPYVALVQEKLKWLRRIVQDVDKRVPDYHDTDTKPAYKHWQKQHKSIRITGYFGGNRITASWADTDIAVCTIEKANSLINTAIEECSIGDLGVVVLDELHMLDDEHRGYLLELMVTKLLLLQQDIQIIGMSATLSNTELLAEWMNAKFFISTYRPVPIDEYLIYENAIYPAATSRQLFQTISKLRSASAEALTKTMPPHRMIERSTFRELSNPMTNSMVALAVHTAIAGYGALVFCGSRQACQLHAAIIGEAMPGTTDVDPAELSKRLDLLAELRSLPSGLDPALETTLIKGVGFHHAGMTTEERESIAQAYDQGALKVLVATCSLAAGVNLPARRVIINGARMGRELVGPAMLRQMCGRAGRKGKDEAGETYLICGKADLEAVCDLLEADMPAIASCLAPEKRGLKRALLEAVATRLASGCEAIKEYVKCTLLCRTLDKKIAYSIMDSALRELVDEKLLRLTDDESYEATQLGQAVVASAFAPEDGLFVYEELKKALQAFVMDGDMHIFYMFTPLQVAASTQIDWQIFRDQLDFLDESGLRALQFVGVSPGFVNTMVQSGATLKETTPEQINVARIYRRAYTAFQLRDLSNEVPLSTIATRYRIPRGTVQTLAQQCHGFAAGIVKFCQRMDWGMLAAVLDHMRDRLEAGACADLLEMAQVTYVKGWTARLLRENGFKGLRALAEADPKDLVPVLTMVNPRKSQKSQLHPTEAERYSAKLLAKAEIIVASANKIWEREMQIDLEE